Proteins from a single region of Paenibacillus sp. BIHB 4019:
- a CDS encoding helix-turn-helix domain-containing protein → MNLTLQYIGKVLEQPDWNFPAHRHQHFSELIFVTKGEGVVTIAGERYAVQEGDLLVYNKGVMHEEYSSQNNPLALYYSGILHPAMEMLIPLECCPVMKTKEHKNTIQSLFDLLFEEAQHKRDQYQQATQQLLAVLVVWVHRLNKENTTLNKVRDAESLAIGIKEYLDIHYLRHLTLQDIATEFHLNPYYISHVFHRKYNDSPINYILNRRMAEARQLLVSTKLKISVIAHLLGYENANYFTILFTRLMTESPSQYRKRELRERINL, encoded by the coding sequence ATGAATTTAACCTTGCAATATATTGGAAAAGTATTGGAGCAGCCGGATTGGAACTTTCCGGCGCATCGGCATCAGCATTTCAGCGAGCTGATTTTTGTAACGAAGGGCGAAGGCGTTGTAACGATTGCGGGGGAGCGTTACGCAGTGCAGGAGGGAGACCTGCTAGTATACAATAAAGGCGTAATGCATGAGGAGTACTCCAGTCAGAATAATCCGCTGGCGCTTTACTATAGCGGTATTTTACATCCAGCTATGGAGATGTTAATTCCGCTGGAATGCTGCCCTGTCATGAAAACGAAAGAGCACAAAAATACAATTCAATCGTTATTTGATTTATTATTTGAAGAGGCGCAGCATAAACGGGATCAGTACCAGCAGGCCACCCAGCAATTATTGGCGGTATTGGTAGTCTGGGTGCATCGGCTGAATAAAGAAAATACGACCTTGAATAAGGTTCGGGATGCTGAGTCCTTGGCGATTGGAATCAAAGAATATTTGGATATTCATTATTTGCGCCATCTTACGCTGCAGGATATTGCCACCGAGTTTCACTTGAATCCCTATTATATTTCCCATGTGTTTCATCGCAAGTACAACGATTCGCCGATCAATTATATTTTAAATCGTCGCATGGCCGAAGCCAGGCAATTGCTTGTTTCGACCAAGCTGAAAATTTCGGTAATCGCCCATTTGCTCGGTTATGAAAATGCGAATTATTTTACTATTTTATTTACACGACTAATGACTGAATCACCTAGCCAATACCGTAAACGTGAGCTTCGCGAAAGGATAAATTTATAA
- a CDS encoding MFS transporter codes for MLNSQSLAGVQSQRKEKMPASLIWLTMGAFAIGMTEFLVMGLLPNVASDLNVTIPQAGQIITSYALGVAIGAPLLTIMTHSVAKKRLLLLLILIFILGNAFSMLAPTYPLLIFARIVTALAHGTFLGAGTLIATHLVAPHRKGSAVALVLAGLTIANIVGVPFGTFIGQEFGWRASFGVITVLGIISLAGIWKYIPIISESHNASVMQEIKAVVKPQVLLMLIAGLFGCASLFALFTYISPVLQEISGFKEQNVTWILVIFGISVTIGNIIGGKLADWKLLPALMVNFACLSIVLAALSVTLHHPILAIATLFIWGIAAFSIMPGIQLRTMTLASEAPMLVATSNHSFLNMGNALGAYIGGVVITHAGLGGLPWLAAGLALIGFLLVIVILLADKKTVRI; via the coding sequence ATGTTAAATTCACAATCGCTTGCGGGCGTTCAGTCACAGCGCAAGGAGAAAATGCCAGCCTCGCTTATATGGTTAACGATGGGAGCCTTCGCCATCGGCATGACTGAATTTTTAGTCATGGGACTGCTGCCTAACGTGGCGTCCGATCTTAACGTGACCATTCCCCAAGCAGGTCAAATCATTACGAGCTATGCCTTGGGCGTTGCAATCGGCGCACCGCTACTGACCATTATGACGCATTCCGTTGCCAAGAAAAGGCTGTTGCTGCTGCTTATACTCATTTTTATTTTGGGCAATGCCTTTTCCATGCTTGCTCCAACCTACCCCTTGCTGATCTTCGCAAGAATCGTCACGGCACTGGCACATGGCACTTTCCTTGGCGCAGGCACCTTAATCGCAACACATCTCGTCGCTCCCCACAGAAAGGGAAGCGCAGTAGCACTTGTATTAGCCGGACTTACGATTGCCAATATTGTTGGCGTACCCTTCGGCACCTTTATCGGTCAGGAATTCGGATGGAGAGCTTCATTTGGGGTCATCACCGTTTTGGGCATAATTTCACTTGCAGGAATTTGGAAATATATCCCTATTATTTCCGAAAGCCACAATGCGAGCGTTATGCAGGAAATTAAGGCTGTTGTTAAACCTCAGGTTTTGCTTATGCTTATAGCTGGCTTATTTGGCTGCGCAAGCCTGTTCGCCTTATTTACCTACATCTCGCCCGTGCTTCAGGAGATTAGCGGGTTTAAGGAGCAAAACGTCACCTGGATTCTTGTCATTTTTGGCATATCCGTAACTATCGGCAATATAATTGGGGGCAAGCTGGCAGATTGGAAGCTGCTTCCTGCTCTTATGGTTAACTTTGCATGTTTAAGCATCGTGTTAGCAGCTTTGTCGGTAACCTTGCACCATCCTATTTTGGCCATAGCCACTTTATTTATTTGGGGAATTGCCGCCTTCAGCATTATGCCGGGCATTCAGCTTCGCACAATGACTTTGGCGAGTGAGGCGCCCATGCTTGTCGCGACATCCAATCACTCATTCCTCAATATGGGGAATGCCTTGGGCGCCTACATTGGCGGAGTCGTCATTACGCATGCAGGTCTAGGCGGCTTGCCGTGGCTGGCAGCGGGCCTTGCGTTGATCGGTTTTTTGCTGGTCATCGTCATCCTATTGGCTGATAAAAAGACCGTTCGTATCTAA